A region of the Polynucleobacter sp. MWH-Braz-FAM2G genome:
TCCTTGGCCTTGGTATAGGCCTCCCATAAGCGTCTAGCCTCTAAATCCATCGGACTCAATTTCCATTGCTTCAATGGATCATGAATGCGCATCATGAAACGGTTGTATTGCTCATCATCAGAAATAGAAAACCAGTATTTAATTAAGATGACCCCAGATCGAATCATCATGCGCTCAAGATCAGGAACAGTACGCAAAAACTCCTCGTATTCATCATCCGTGCAAAACCCCATTACCTTTTCAACACCAGCGCGGTTATACCAACTACGATCAAACAGGGCGATTTCACCGCCTGCAGGTAAATGTGAGATGTATCTCTGAAAGTACCATTGGGTTTTTTCACGTTCATTGGGCGCAGGTAAAGCAACCACCTTACAAACGCGGGGATTGAGACGTTGCGTAATGCGCTTAATAGCACCACCCTTACCAGCGGAGTCACGTCCTTCAAAAAGGACCGCTACTTTTACCTTATTGGCTACAACCCAATCTTGTAATTTAACAAGTTCACCTTGCAGTCGAAATAGCTCGCGGAAATAGAGGTTACGAGGGATGGATGACTTTTCACCACCATCGGGTGTCAGGCGGTCGTCATCAAGCTCCATTTCAAGCTCTTCGTCCATGCTATCCAGAATTTCTTCTTGGGCACGTCGATACCACTCAGCCATTTGCTTATGCTTAGAGCTCATTCTTTTCTCGCAAAATATTATTTATTCTACGCCTCAAATGATGACATATTTATTACATACAGCCTTTAGGTTGTATCTGTAAGGCATTTACTAATCTGTTCTTGACTATGTAAAGCCAGCCATTTGCGGTCTGTTGGAGGCAAAGGGCTAGAGGCAGCCGAGGGCAAGAATGTCAAATGAGCAATTAAATTGCGATGTTTAAGGATTTTTGCCATTGATTCTAATAAGCCCATATCTCCTACAAACGCAGCCACTTCAGATTTCTTGCCAGTTGATTTCGAGATGTATTGAATGGCCAAGGAATATACCGGAACGTTTGCCTGTATTGCAGCTTCAAATAAATTAGGTTTAAAGGGACGAACATCATGACCAGTAGTAGATGTACCCTCAGGAAATATACAAATCGGCTCTACTTTGAGAACGTCGCTCATCTGGGCAACTACTTGGTGAGCATGTCTGGAGCTGGCTCTTTTAATAAATACAGTGCCTAATTGTTTTGCCATCCACCCAAAGATGGGCCAAGATCGCACCTCTGATTTGGCAACAAAACGAATCGGGTGGAAGGAATTGATAGCATGAATATCTATCCAGGAAATATGATTGGAAGCTAAAAGAAAAGATTGGTTTTTTATAACGGCAGCATTTGTCACCGCTAATTCAATACCAAAAATAATTAACAAACGCTTTGACCATGATTGAATGTGCGCATGCTTTCTTGCTGTGCTTGCGCATGGAAATACTAAAAAAAGAATGACTACCCCATAAAGAACGTGCAGCACAATTAGCAACCAAAGGCCGGCTCTTAAAATGCCAGAGCTTGGTTTATCTATGATCTTAGTCTTGTTCATATGGTTTGAATATAAATCATTTTGAGAAGCCAAATTGTCATCAAATTGACTTGAAAGTGTCACTACACTTTCATGGAAGCTTGGCTTAATGTGGTTTCATGATGCATTACAGAGCCATCTGGATTTCAGACGTACACCTAGGAACAACAGGGTGTCAGGCAAACTACCTCCTCGATTTTCTTAAGCATAATGAGGCAGAAAAATTTTATTTAGTTGGCGACATCATTGATGGATGGCGATTAAAAAAATCTTTCTATTGGCCTCAGGCTCATAATGATGTTGTGCAAAAGCTCCTTCGAAAAGCCAGAAAAGGTGCCGAAGTCATATACGTTCCGGGCAATCATGATGAAAGTGCCCGCCAATTTTTTGGACTCTCATTTGGTGATGTCAAAGTGGTTGAGGAAGTAATCCACACGACTTTAGATGGAAAAAAACTTTGGGTAACACACGGCGATCTTTTTGATGGCGTAATGCAATATGCCAAATGGCTTGCCTATGTTGGCGACACCTTATATTCTTTTATTCTCTACGTAAATCGTTATTTCAATATGTTGCGAGTCAAGATGGGCTTGCAATATTGGTCTCTATCTCAATATCTTAAGCATCAAGTAAAGAATGCTGTTAGTTACATAGCGGATTTTGAACACATCATGGCGCGTGAAGCGCGTCTTCGTGGTTGTGATGGCGTTGTTTGTGGACATATTCATAAAGCAGAAATCCGAGAAATTGACGGATTGCTCTATTGCAATGATGGCGACTGGGTGGAGAGCCTCACTGCTTTAGTAGAGACACACACTGGCGAACTCAAAATTATTCACTGGCCGCATATTAAAGGCGAACCCATTGAGACTCCTGAAATTACTTATCAACCCGCTATTGAATCATTCATTAAAGAGGCTACGCTATGAAAATCATGATCATCACTGACGCTTGGGATCCACAAGTTAATGGTGTTGTACGAACATTAAAGCAGACACGTGAAGAACTGATTGCGATGGGTCATCAGGTTGAAATCATTACACCCAACGGCTTTAAATCCATCCCCTGCCCGACCTATCCAGACATTGCCTTATCTTTATTTCCAGGCAAAGAAGTATCTCGCAGAATTAAAGCCTTTGCTCCGGATGCGATGCACATTGCTACGGAAGGCCCGCTTGGTTTATCTGCACGCGCTTACGCAGTTAAAAATAAACTTCCATTCTCAACCGCGTATCACACTCGTTTTCCGGAGTACGTCAAAGCAAGAACTGGTATTCCATTGGCAATTACTTATGCCTTTATCCGCTGGTTTCATAGCCCCTCTATGGCCGTGATGGCACCGACAATAGTGGTGAAGGATGATCTTGAAAAATACGGCCTCTCCAACGTGGTACTTTGGTCAAGAGGCGTGGATCTTGATATTTTCAAGGTTCAAGAATCAAAAGCCCTGAATACAGCCCACCCTATTTTCTTGTACGTAGGACGGGTAGCGGTTGAAAAAAATATTAATGCATTCTTAGAAATTGATTTACCTGGATCAAAATGGGTTGTAGGTGATGGACCCGCTATGGCAGGCATCAAAGATAAATATCCTGAAGTGAATTATCTGGGCGTTCTTCAGCAACATGAGTTAGCAAAAGTCTACGCTGCCGCTGATGTATTTGTATTTCCCAGCAAAACCGACACATTTGGATTAGTTCTTTTGGAGGCTATGGCATGTGGTACTCCAGTTGCAGCCTATCCCGTCACCGGACCAATCGATGTACTGGGCAACTCTACGGCAGGCGTGATGAATGAAGACCTACGCGAGGCATGCATACAGGCTTTAAAAATTCCTCGTGAAGTTGCGCGTGCACATGCTGAAAAATTCTCATGGCGGGCAGCATCTGAGCAGTTTGTAAAGCATCTCAAACCAGTACCCACAACCGAAGTACATGTGACTGCCCTAGCTTAAAAGGACTTCTTTTGGATACCAAGTACCACATCGATCAAAATCCCCATAAAGGGAATCGAGGCTTAACAAGAGCATGGCATGCAGCCAAGAATTCATGGTGTGGACTGGTTTATGCATTTCTCGAAGAAAGTGCATTTCGTCAAGAACTCACTCTATGTACTTTGCTTACACCGATTGCATTCTTCTTACCAATAAGCCATTTTGAAAAAGCGGTCCTCATTTCTTCGCTTATTTTGGTTTTAGTGGTGGAACTTCTGAATTCTAGTGTCGAGGCTGCAATCGATCGTATTTCATTTGAACATCATGACTTATCAAAACGGGCTAAAGATTTCGGCTCAGCAGCGGTGATGCTCGCCCTTCTCATTGCATTATTACTGTGGGCTTCAGTTTGTATACCCATTGTCTTCAATGTGTAATAAAAACCTCCTAAGATCAGAGTAGATCAGATAAGGACAACTATGTCAGATATACCTAACCCAATTGCAGCATTCGAAATTTTTTCACCAAAGAAGGTGAAGAAACTCAAACCAAGCAAGGGCGACTCATTAAAAAAACTATCGAAAAAATTAGCTAAAAAGTTATTTGGTAAAAAGTTTGCCACCAAATCTCGGACACAAATCTCTGCGATTGAGTCAACTGTAGTCTTACCTAAGCTAGAAAAGGTTAAAAAACCGGCTTTTAAAATTGAATGGGCCTCTAGCCAAAATGAAATAAAAGAAGCGCAACGCTTACGCTACAAAGTTTTTGCACAAGAAATGGGCGCCAATTTACCTCAAAATGCCGAGGGATTGGACATCGATGAGTTTGACGCTTATTGCGACCATTTGTTGATTCGTGATCAAGATTCTCTAAAAGTTGTTGGTACCTATCGCGTACTGCCTCCACATAAAGCGCTGGAAATTGGTCGTTTGTATTCTGATGCAGAATTTGATCTATCTCGACTTAATCACCTACGTCCAAAATTAGTGGAACTAGGCAGATCATGTGTTCACCAAGACTATCGCTCTGGTGCAGTCATCATGGCACTTTGGAGCGGACTAGCCCAATACATGCAAAAGAATGGCTATGAAATCATGTTGGGCTGTGCCAGTATTCCCATGGCCGATGGTGGTCACTATGCGGCGAGCCTGTATAACTCTTTGGGTAACGACCAAATGGCTCCAACAGAGTTTCATGCATTCCCACGCTTGCCATTACCACTAGAAAAGCTTAATGGTGGTTTAGAGGTGGAACCACCTCCACTCATTAAGGGTTACCTTAAACTGGGAGCAAAAATTTGTAGCGCACCAGCCTGGGATCCAGATTTCAATACTGCAGACCTATTAACGATGTTGCGTTTATCGGAGATTAATCCGCGTTACGCCAAGCATTTCTTGGGTTTATAGGCTCCCGGCTAAGCCCTAGGGGCTTATTTCAGACTAACTTGATAAGAGCGGCCAATTCTTTCCCATTCGGCCGCTTCTTTAAGAAGACTAAATTCCGTCAGTGGATGTTCTGCAGCCCACTCCTTAGAGAGACTCACCAAATAAGAGCCATCATGCTCTGATACCTTAACCTTTGGTAGATCTGTATCACTTCTTCCGCGGCATAGAACCTGAGCTAAGCGAAGACAGAACAGCATTCTCCAGTCCTGAAAGCCTTGGTTATTTGCTAGCTTACCAAGCTTACCAGTGTGCCCAATGAGAAGCGCCGCAAGGCGTGCTTGATCATTCTTTGAGAAGCCTGGCATATCAGCATTTCCTGCAATATAAGCGGAATGCTTGTGATAGCCATTGTGCGAAATGGATAATCCAATTTCATGCAAGTTAGCCGCCCACTGAAGTAGCGCTACGTTATCAGCCCTACTTTCTGATTCTGGCTTAGGAAGTTGTTGCAAAAAATCAGCGGCAAGTTTGCCAACACGATCAGCCTGCTCTCTATCAACTGCGTATCGTTGCATGAATTGTTCAACTGTGACGTAACGCATATCATGGTGTTGTGAGCGGCCAAGTAAGTCATAGAGAACTCCTGTTCGCAGTGCCGCATCCGTTACTTCCATTGTTTCAATGCCTAGCTCGTCAAAAACGGCGATCATGATAGCTAAACCACCTGGCCAAACTGAGCGTCTATCATCTTTGAGGCCCATTAATTCCACGTGGTTTACATGTTCATATTTGAGTAAATGCTTTTTTAGCGCCTTCAGCCCGTCTCGCGTAATCAGACCGCTAGAGGCATTCAAACTGCCCATGGTTAATGAATCGCCATGCCCATTCAAGTCGTTTGCGCCTATCAACTCAGCCAATGCTCTAGCAGTTCCTGACGAGCCTATGGCTTGTTTCCAGCCGCTTTTAAGATAAGCCCCTGAGATAACCTGAATCTCTCGTCTAGCGGCTAATTCAGCCTCCTTAAAAGCATGGGCATCAATATTCCCTTTTGGGAAAAATCGCATGCTATGCGAAACACAGCCAATATAAAGACTCTCCATGAGCTTAGGTTCATAACCTTTGCCAATAATAAATTCAGTAGAACCGCCACCGATATCAACTACTAGTCGGTTACCCTGCACTGCTTGAACTTCATGCGCAGCACCAATATAAATAAGACGCGCTTCCTCAACTCCAGCAATTACCTCGATCGGAAAACCTAAAGCCTCTTGAGCATCGTCAACAAATTGTTGGGCGTTCTTAGCAACCCGCAAAGTATTGGTAGCAACAGCCCTAACATTGGATGGATCAAAACCCCTGATACGCTCACCAAAGCGTCTGATTGCGGCTAAGCCGCGTTGATATGCATCATTGCCTAGCAACTTATTTTCTGTGAGACCGCCAGCCAATCTGACTGACTCTCGCAAGGTGTCAATAGGTCGTAATTGAGTGCCCGAGGGGGTATTAACAGCTTGAGCCACTAGCATCCGAAAACTGTTAGAGCCCAAATCTACGGCCGCAACGAGATCTTCGGAGTTAGACATTAAGTCGACAGGTTGATGAGCCAAAATGTTCCTTGATGGGTAAAAGCTGTACGAATATGTCTATTTTATGAAAAATCCATGACATATTGATGAATATACAGCCCATCACCATCAAGAAGTTACTATGCAGCCAGGTTTTGTTCTGGACTTGAGCAATCCATGTCACCAAAGCTACAGTAGATGCAGCAATCTCCCGACTTCGGTTTCAAGATATTGTTACAGGAACCGCATCTATAAAGATGCATAGAGGATCCCAAAGGCATAGGATGACTTTCAGTAGCCAAGCAATGGGGGCAAGTAATGTTTGAGTATCGCTGTTCAATATTTATATTCACAAGTCGCATATTGAACTGCATTTGTTACGAGAATATGTCAAGCCTTAATGGGTTAATCGGTAGTACTGGGACTCCAGAATGCTTGGTTAACATACTCTTGATTAGCAATTTTCTCGATTAATAAATCCATCTCATCCCCATCTACTGCGGAAGTGGTTAAGACCGCCTGAATTTCTACGTCATCCGCACCAAATTGATGAACTTCGATATCTTGTGTTTGATATCCAGCCTCTTCTAGGGTGTGAATAAATTGTTTTAAAGCTAATTTTTGAGCATGCTTAGGCGTAATGATGTATACGGAGTTGGTAACCTCAACTGATTCAGTATCTAGGGGCTGTCGATTTATAAATGTAACCACTGGTCGCAACAATGTATTGGCAGCCAATACAAATAATGTAGCTAAGCCAGCTTCCAAGATAAGGTCTGCGCCAGCGCATGCACCCACTGCACCTGAGGCCCATAAGGTGGCAGCAGTATTAATCCCGCGCACATTACCTTCTTCACGCATGATCACGCCAGCACCTAAAAAGCCAATACCGGACACCACATAAGCCATGATATGGACGGCACCCTCATGGCCAGTTAAACGATTACCTGCATCCACAAAAATTGCAGCACCAATAGCTACCAATATATTGGTGCGCAATCCCGCAGTACGCTGACGATATTGTCGCTCCAAGCCAATCAAACCCCCGAGAATAAAAGCTGCTCCGAGACTAATGGCTGTATCAGCTAAGGATACTAAGTTAACGCTATTTAAGGATTCCATCCTTATTTCCCATGGTTATTTTGACCAAGACCCAATGATTCGACCATGATTTTAAATACCTGTGTGTTATCCATAAACCCTTTAAATTTTTCGGAACCTGGACCCATAGCATTTAAAAGGGCATCATCAGCAGTATGCACCCCTGATTCTTGAGTCGAGGGTAAATTACCGCCTATATGTATAGCATCTTCTTGCAGTTGCTGATACTTTGGGTTGGCAATATATTTACCGTCAGTACCCTTAATCGCTGGAACGAAGGTGCCATCCAGCTTAGGATGAAGTGTTTCAAAGTGGTCGGGGTAATTTCCATAGAAATAAGCCAGTCGTTTTGAGACGTCAATCTGACTTGGATATCCTTGTGTATCTGCTTTAGGATAATTAGGGTATCCAGCTTCCGCGTATACGCCAACCTTTTCACGCAGAGGTCCTGGCTTTTCATCATGAACAACACCGCTAATGGAGCCGCTATGTGTATGATCGGGTGTGACGATGATTAAAGTATCAGGGTGTGTTTTGGCAAAGTCCTTAGCGATTTGCACCGAGTTACTTAACATGATGGTATCGAATGCCGCCCGCTCCCAATCTAATGGATGATTAAATTTGTCAATCAGAGCCGCTTCAACCATTAAGAAAAAACCATTTTGATTTCTTGATAGAACATCGAGGGCTGCCTTGGTCATTTCAGTTAAATCAGGCTGATTTGGATACTGTTGAACAGTGTTCTTTTTTAGGTACAAGCGATCAAGAGACCCATCCATATTATCTGGATGAAAAACGCCAAATAATCTGCGTGTTGCTTTGTTTTCAGAGGCTGCTGCTAACTCTTGCTTTGTAAACGCTAATTCATATCCCTTACGTTTAAATTCCTGTACGAGATCATTTTCATCCTTACGCTTAGAGCCCTTTGAAGATTGAGGGTAGAAATAGGCTGAACCACCTCCAAGAATGACTTCTGCTCCACTAGACAATAATTGATCTGCGATATATTGCTTATCTGATCTCCGTCGCGTATGCGAAACCATCGCACCGGGGGTAGCGTCCTCTAGCTCAGCATCCGACACAATGCCGACTGACATTTTTGTATTACGTTTTATCAGCTCTGCAATTGTCTCGACTTTGGGGTGAGATAAATTATCGTTAGCTCTAGATACATAAACACCCATTGCATTCACGGCTGTTTTATGTCCCGTGGTGTAAGCGCTCATCGAATTTGCCGAGTCGGTAATCAACGAATCTGATCCAGAGGTACCAATTAGAGCGGTGTTGGGCATATCGTCAAATGCTAGCTTACCTTGGTATTTGCCTTCAAAAATCCCTTTAGATAAGACGCGAGCAGCTGTTCGATTTGCAATCGTCATGCCATCCCCTATGAAGAGAATGACATTTTTAACGCGGCGCGGTCCACTACTATAGACTTCCCATGTAACTTGCATTTTTTCTTTTGGGGTTCGCGCAACAATTTGGTAATTTCCCGCCTTTAGGATCTGAACATCACGATAAATCAGTGAACTGCCTTTACCATTTTCATTGACAATAA
Encoded here:
- a CDS encoding UDP-2,3-diacylglucosamine diphosphatase, with translation MHYRAIWISDVHLGTTGCQANYLLDFLKHNEAEKFYLVGDIIDGWRLKKSFYWPQAHNDVVQKLLRKARKGAEVIYVPGNHDESARQFFGLSFGDVKVVEEVIHTTLDGKKLWVTHGDLFDGVMQYAKWLAYVGDTLYSFILYVNRYFNMLRVKMGLQYWSLSQYLKHQVKNAVSYIADFEHIMAREARLRGCDGVVCGHIHKAEIREIDGLLYCNDGDWVESLTALVETHTGELKIIHWPHIKGEPIETPEITYQPAIESFIKEATL
- a CDS encoding diacylglycerol kinase — encoded protein: MDTKYHIDQNPHKGNRGLTRAWHAAKNSWCGLVYAFLEESAFRQELTLCTLLTPIAFFLPISHFEKAVLISSLILVLVVELLNSSVEAAIDRISFEHHDLSKRAKDFGSAAVMLALLIALLLWASVCIPIVFNV
- a CDS encoding GDCCVxC domain-containing (seleno)protein, translating into MQFNMRLVNINIEQRYSNITCPHCLATESHPMPLGSSMHLYRCGSCNNILKPKSGDCCIYCSFGDMDCSSPEQNLAA
- a CDS encoding MgtC/SapB family protein, which produces MESLNSVNLVSLADTAISLGAAFILGGLIGLERQYRQRTAGLRTNILVAIGAAIFVDAGNRLTGHEGAVHIMAYVVSGIGFLGAGVIMREEGNVRGINTAATLWASGAVGACAGADLILEAGLATLFVLAANTLLRPVVTFINRQPLDTESVEVTNSVYIITPKHAQKLALKQFIHTLEEAGYQTQDIEVHQFGADDVEIQAVLTTSAVDGDEMDLLIEKIANQEYVNQAFWSPSTTD
- a CDS encoding glycosyltransferase family 1 protein; protein product: MKIMIITDAWDPQVNGVVRTLKQTREELIAMGHQVEIITPNGFKSIPCPTYPDIALSLFPGKEVSRRIKAFAPDAMHIATEGPLGLSARAYAVKNKLPFSTAYHTRFPEYVKARTGIPLAITYAFIRWFHSPSMAVMAPTIVVKDDLEKYGLSNVVLWSRGVDLDIFKVQESKALNTAHPIFLYVGRVAVEKNINAFLEIDLPGSKWVVGDGPAMAGIKDKYPEVNYLGVLQQHELAKVYAAADVFVFPSKTDTFGLVLLEAMACGTPVAAYPVTGPIDVLGNSTAGVMNEDLREACIQALKIPREVARAHAEKFSWRAASEQFVKHLKPVPTTEVHVTALA
- a CDS encoding Ppx/GppA phosphatase family protein, with product MSNSEDLVAAVDLGSNSFRMLVAQAVNTPSGTQLRPIDTLRESVRLAGGLTENKLLGNDAYQRGLAAIRRFGERIRGFDPSNVRAVATNTLRVAKNAQQFVDDAQEALGFPIEVIAGVEEARLIYIGAAHEVQAVQGNRLVVDIGGGSTEFIIGKGYEPKLMESLYIGCVSHSMRFFPKGNIDAHAFKEAELAARREIQVISGAYLKSGWKQAIGSSGTARALAELIGANDLNGHGDSLTMGSLNASSGLITRDGLKALKKHLLKYEHVNHVELMGLKDDRRSVWPGGLAIMIAVFDELGIETMEVTDAALRTGVLYDLLGRSQHHDMRYVTVEQFMQRYAVDREQADRVGKLAADFLQQLPKPESESRADNVALLQWAANLHEIGLSISHNGYHKHSAYIAGNADMPGFSKNDQARLAALLIGHTGKLGKLANNQGFQDWRMLFCLRLAQVLCRGRSDTDLPKVKVSEHDGSYLVSLSKEWAAEHPLTEFSLLKEAAEWERIGRSYQVSLK
- a CDS encoding alkaline phosphatase, coding for MANTFNKLVFSLTLIFPFALVNASAVYPIDNASILSGSKFDIKIEFDNVVSQDELTVEINGLQASKFVTVKPEFIVNENGKGSSLIYRDVQILKAGNYQIVARTPKEKMQVTWEVYSSGPRRVKNVILFIGDGMTIANRTAARVLSKGIFEGKYQGKLAFDDMPNTALIGTSGSDSLITDSANSMSAYTTGHKTAVNAMGVYVSRANDNLSHPKVETIAELIKRNTKMSVGIVSDAELEDATPGAMVSHTRRRSDKQYIADQLLSSGAEVILGGGSAYFYPQSSKGSKRKDENDLVQEFKRKGYELAFTKQELAAASENKATRRLFGVFHPDNMDGSLDRLYLKKNTVQQYPNQPDLTEMTKAALDVLSRNQNGFFLMVEAALIDKFNHPLDWERAAFDTIMLSNSVQIAKDFAKTHPDTLIIVTPDHTHSGSISGVVHDEKPGPLREKVGVYAEAGYPNYPKADTQGYPSQIDVSKRLAYFYGNYPDHFETLHPKLDGTFVPAIKGTDGKYIANPKYQQLQEDAIHIGGNLPSTQESGVHTADDALLNAMGPGSEKFKGFMDNTQVFKIMVESLGLGQNNHGK
- a CDS encoding 1-acyl-sn-glycerol-3-phosphate acyltransferase translates to MNKTKIIDKPSSGILRAGLWLLIVLHVLYGVVILFLVFPCASTARKHAHIQSWSKRLLIIFGIELAVTNAAVIKNQSFLLASNHISWIDIHAINSFHPIRFVAKSEVRSWPIFGWMAKQLGTVFIKRASSRHAHQVVAQMSDVLKVEPICIFPEGTSTTGHDVRPFKPNLFEAAIQANVPVYSLAIQYISKSTGKKSEVAAFVGDMGLLESMAKILKHRNLIAHLTFLPSAASSPLPPTDRKWLALHSQEQISKCLTDTT
- a CDS encoding GNAT family N-acetyltransferase is translated as MSDIPNPIAAFEIFSPKKVKKLKPSKGDSLKKLSKKLAKKLFGKKFATKSRTQISAIESTVVLPKLEKVKKPAFKIEWASSQNEIKEAQRLRYKVFAQEMGANLPQNAEGLDIDEFDAYCDHLLIRDQDSLKVVGTYRVLPPHKALEIGRLYSDAEFDLSRLNHLRPKLVELGRSCVHQDYRSGAVIMALWSGLAQYMQKNGYEIMLGCASIPMADGGHYAASLYNSLGNDQMAPTEFHAFPRLPLPLEKLNGGLEVEPPPLIKGYLKLGAKICSAPAWDPDFNTADLLTMLRLSEINPRYAKHFLGL
- the ppk2 gene encoding polyphosphate kinase 2; translation: MSSKHKQMAEWYRRAQEEILDSMDEELEMELDDDRLTPDGGEKSSIPRNLYFRELFRLQGELVKLQDWVVANKVKVAVLFEGRDSAGKGGAIKRITQRLNPRVCKVVALPAPNEREKTQWYFQRYISHLPAGGEIALFDRSWYNRAGVEKVMGFCTDDEYEEFLRTVPDLERMMIRSGVILIKYWFSISDDEQYNRFMMRIHDPLKQWKLSPMDLEARRLWEAYTKAKETMLERTHIPEAPWWVVAANDKKKARLNCISHLLSQIPYQEIDHPVITLPARVHNPDYLRGPVPPEMYVPEIY